One window of the Archangium primigenium genome contains the following:
- a CDS encoding DUF6178 family protein: MSTGNGNGQGSRAEETQRALSTVRRQLAAVSGRKRMEVLLESGHARALVRSLPAEDLYFTIMEVGLDDAVELVQLVSPEQFRTFVDLGAWRRDTLDTHAALAWLRAARGEGGEDFLKKLRKSDAEVLQLIVRAYTTLHDLEEDPDVNPAGVTMETPEGRYLVEFHGLEGVELTTLRTLLTDLIADNPFEAIRFLEATRWDVPGELEEAAYRFRSARLQDLGFPPLEDAVRLFSRVDPGPGPSPEVGAALVAQRDQPDYLEAAFSGLSEQERDNLEAELRHLANATLVAEVEEPGDMDAIRRVGEMARDYLLLGLEHLTGGQPSRAVEVVRDTEMQRIFQVGFSLTLALKYRADRLMKTPLAEVDGAPLLFPEEAVAVEALRRKRPRRTLKVPGAEPVPFRSRRELAASEEVLTRAEAQVALLGALLGGTPAAAREVLARFPEEPRVLGMDRFFAAAVAQALLEGRVDPRPLPRTQRAELGRQLFTGTPDAPRLQPDVAARARNVLEPVVPESARAELRRRVDMILARLLEEVGEAFLQEGTLDSIVSILLPMEGNER, encoded by the coding sequence GTGTCGACCGGCAATGGCAATGGACAGGGAAGCAGGGCGGAGGAAACCCAGCGCGCGCTGAGCACCGTGCGTCGGCAACTCGCGGCGGTCTCCGGCCGCAAGCGCATGGAGGTCCTCCTGGAGTCGGGCCATGCCCGGGCGCTCGTGCGCTCGCTGCCCGCGGAGGACCTCTACTTCACCATCATGGAGGTGGGCCTGGACGACGCGGTCGAGCTCGTCCAGCTCGTCTCCCCCGAGCAGTTCCGCACCTTCGTGGACCTGGGCGCCTGGAGGCGCGACACGCTCGACACGCACGCGGCGCTCGCCTGGCTGCGCGCCGCGCGAGGCGAGGGCGGCGAGGACTTCCTCAAGAAGCTGCGCAAGTCGGACGCCGAGGTGCTCCAGCTCATCGTGCGCGCCTACACCACGCTGCACGACCTGGAAGAGGATCCGGACGTGAACCCGGCGGGCGTCACCATGGAGACGCCCGAGGGCCGCTACCTCGTGGAGTTCCACGGCCTGGAGGGCGTGGAGCTCACCACCCTGCGCACGCTCCTCACGGATCTCATCGCGGACAACCCCTTCGAGGCCATCCGCTTCCTGGAGGCCACGCGCTGGGACGTGCCGGGCGAGCTGGAGGAGGCGGCCTACCGCTTCCGCTCGGCGCGGCTGCAGGACCTGGGCTTCCCGCCGCTGGAGGACGCGGTGCGGCTGTTCAGCCGGGTGGATCCCGGCCCGGGGCCCTCGCCCGAGGTGGGCGCGGCGCTCGTGGCCCAGCGTGACCAGCCGGACTACCTGGAGGCGGCCTTCAGCGGCCTGAGCGAGCAGGAGCGCGACAACCTGGAGGCGGAGCTGCGCCACCTGGCCAACGCCACGCTGGTGGCCGAGGTGGAGGAGCCCGGGGACATGGACGCCATCCGCCGCGTGGGCGAGATGGCCCGGGACTACCTGTTGCTCGGGCTCGAGCACCTGACGGGGGGCCAGCCCTCACGCGCGGTGGAGGTGGTGCGCGACACGGAGATGCAGCGCATCTTCCAGGTGGGCTTCTCCCTGACGCTCGCGCTCAAGTACCGCGCGGACCGGCTCATGAAGACGCCGCTCGCCGAGGTGGATGGCGCGCCGCTGCTCTTCCCCGAGGAGGCCGTGGCGGTGGAGGCCCTGCGCCGCAAGCGCCCCCGGCGCACCCTCAAGGTCCCGGGCGCGGAGCCCGTGCCGTTCCGCTCGCGCCGGGAGCTCGCCGCGAGCGAGGAGGTACTCACCCGGGCCGAGGCGCAGGTGGCGCTGCTCGGCGCGCTGCTGGGCGGCACGCCCGCCGCCGCGCGTGAGGTGCTCGCCCGCTTCCCGGAGGAGCCACGGGTGTTGGGCATGGACCGCTTCTTCGCCGCCGCCGTGGCCCAGGCCCTGTTGGAGGGCCGCGTGGATCCCCGGCCACTGCCCCGGACCCAGCGCGCGGAGCTCGGCCGCCAGCTCTTCACCGGGACGCCGGACGCGCCGCGCCTCCAGCCGGACGTGGCCGCGCGCGCACGGAACGTGCTGGAGCCTGTCGTGCCCGAGTCCGCGCGGGCGGAGCTGCGTCGCCGGGTGGACATGATCCTCGCCCGGCTGTTGGAGGAGGTGGGGGAGGCGTTCCTCCAGGAGGGCACCCTGGATTCCATCGTGTCCATTCTTCTGCCCATGGAGGGAAACGAGCGGTAA
- the yihA gene encoding ribosome biogenesis GTP-binding protein YihA/YsxC produces the protein MIKILDARFLTTAVEPKGYPTSLAPEIAFVGRSNVGKSSMINALTGRKKLVRVSNTPGRTRTLNFFDVDVERDGKPHLVRFCDLPGYGFAKVSKTERAEWQSMITTYLEKRRDLKVVVSIIDAEVGPTPDDFQTLDYLQEYRRILVVATKIDRLPKAKRKPRLSALAEQLSLPREAVLAFSATEKMGLDEVWDALLGSVKG, from the coding sequence GTGATCAAGATCCTCGACGCCCGCTTCCTCACCACGGCGGTGGAGCCCAAGGGCTACCCCACCAGCCTCGCCCCGGAGATCGCCTTCGTGGGGCGCTCCAACGTGGGCAAGTCGTCCATGATCAACGCCCTCACGGGCCGCAAGAAGCTCGTGCGGGTGTCCAACACGCCCGGCCGCACCCGCACGCTCAACTTCTTCGACGTGGACGTGGAGCGCGACGGCAAGCCGCACCTGGTGCGCTTCTGCGACCTGCCCGGCTACGGCTTCGCCAAGGTGAGCAAGACCGAGCGCGCCGAGTGGCAGTCCATGATCACCACCTACCTGGAGAAGCGCCGGGACCTGAAGGTCGTGGTGAGCATCATCGACGCCGAGGTGGGCCCCACCCCGGACGACTTCCAGACGCTCGACTACCTGCAGGAGTACCGGCGCATCCTCGTGGTGGCCACGAAGATCGACCGGCTGCCCAAGGCCAAGCGCAAGCCCCGGCTCTCGGCGCTCGCCGAGCAGCTGTCCCTGCCGCGCGAGGCGGTGCTGGCCTTCTCCGCCACGGAGAAGATGGGCCTGGACGAGGTGTGGGACGCGCTGCTCGGCAGCGTGAAGGGCTGA
- the coaE gene encoding dephospho-CoA kinase (Dephospho-CoA kinase (CoaE) performs the final step in coenzyme A biosynthesis.): MKVYGLTGGIASGKSTASRMFRELGAEVLDADVIAREVVEPGTPGLAAVAERFPGVLGPDGRLDRAKLGARIFGDPAERAALNGLLHPRIRERFLEQAQALADAGVTRLLYDVPLLIESGLHETMAGVVLVWVPREVQRERLMQRDGLDAAAAEARLAAQLPLDAKRAHAHWVVDNAGGLESTRAQVRDVWNQLRARD, from the coding sequence GTGAAGGTCTACGGACTGACGGGCGGCATCGCCTCGGGCAAGAGCACCGCGAGCCGGATGTTCCGCGAGCTGGGCGCCGAGGTGCTCGACGCGGACGTCATCGCGCGCGAGGTGGTGGAGCCGGGCACGCCGGGCCTCGCGGCCGTGGCGGAGCGCTTTCCCGGCGTGCTGGGGCCCGACGGGCGGTTGGATCGGGCGAAGCTCGGGGCGCGCATCTTCGGGGACCCGGCCGAGCGCGCCGCGCTCAACGGCCTGCTGCATCCGCGCATCCGCGAGCGCTTCCTCGAGCAGGCCCAGGCGCTCGCCGACGCGGGCGTGACGCGACTGCTCTACGACGTGCCCCTGCTCATCGAGAGCGGGCTGCACGAGACGATGGCGGGCGTGGTGCTCGTGTGGGTGCCGCGCGAGGTGCAGCGCGAGCGGCTGATGCAACGGGATGGCCTCGACGCGGCCGCCGCGGAGGCCCGGCTCGCGGCCCAGCTCCCCCTGGACGCCAAGCGCGCGCACGCGCATTGGGTGGTGGACAACGCGGGGGGCCTGGAGTCCACGCGCGCCCAGGTCCGTGACGTCTGGAATCAGTTGCGCGCACGAGACTAG
- a CDS encoding multiheme c-type cytochrome, whose translation MRPSRPTLLTLVVALGLCGAAGAADFLGPESCKGCHPAAYDAWTQSKHARAGDSLAPPQQKDARCLSCHSPDQSAQTVSHVTCETCHGAGQHYSPSYVMKDAELARLVGLVDPSEKSCRTCHDASSPSLKPFNFVEALKAIDHWSAERAGNKNARADSAAPEASKKN comes from the coding sequence ATGCGTCCCTCGCGCCCCACGCTGCTGACCCTCGTCGTCGCCCTCGGCCTGTGCGGTGCCGCAGGGGCGGCGGATTTCCTCGGCCCGGAGAGCTGCAAGGGCTGCCACCCGGCGGCCTATGACGCCTGGACGCAGTCCAAGCACGCCCGGGCGGGCGACTCGCTCGCCCCCCCGCAGCAGAAGGACGCCCGCTGCCTGTCCTGTCACTCCCCGGACCAGTCGGCGCAGACGGTGTCCCACGTCACGTGCGAGACGTGCCATGGCGCCGGGCAGCACTACTCCCCCTCGTATGTGATGAAGGACGCGGAGCTGGCGCGGCTGGTGGGTCTGGTGGACCCGTCCGAGAAGTCCTGCCGCACCTGCCACGACGCCTCGTCCCCATCCCTCAAGCCCTTCAACTTCGTCGAGGCCCTCAAGGCCATCGACCACTGGTCCGCCGAGCGGGCCGGCAACAAGAACGCCCGGGCGGACAGTGCCGCTCCCGAGGCGTCCAAGAAGAACTAG
- a CDS encoding aspartate aminotransferase family protein, translated as MATVSTLNPLQPEAARAPTSPAKNAQWIDKAKAHLLQNYKQQPIVLERGLGSRVWDADGREYLDLLGGIATCGLGHCNPEVVAAVRGQLDKLWHVSNVFYSQPQIDLAARLTAAAGLPRAFFCNSGGEANEALIKLARKVQKDRGQPGRYELITFENSFHGRTLATVTATGQPKYHKGFEPLPEGFTHVPYGDLDAVRRAVSERTAAILVEPIQGEGGVRQAPPGFLKALRALCDEHGLLLLVDEIQTGMGRTGKVFAYQHEGILPDAISLAKSLGNGMPIGAMLCTEEAGQSLTPGTHGSTFGGNLIAAVAANVVIRKVSEPQMLRDVAQKGEFFLGRLRELQVRLPTVIKEVRGLGLLVGVELFQDAAPVISKCRDFGLLLNAAGEKTLRFAPAYTVSHDDLDQGVRLLEKALRA; from the coding sequence ATGGCCACCGTGTCTACCCTGAACCCCCTTCAGCCGGAGGCGGCGCGCGCCCCCACGTCCCCGGCCAAGAACGCGCAGTGGATCGACAAGGCGAAGGCGCACCTGCTGCAGAACTACAAGCAGCAGCCCATCGTGCTCGAGCGGGGGCTGGGCTCGCGCGTGTGGGACGCGGATGGCCGGGAGTACCTGGACCTGCTCGGTGGCATCGCCACGTGCGGCCTGGGCCACTGCAACCCCGAGGTGGTGGCGGCGGTGCGCGGCCAGCTCGACAAGCTCTGGCACGTGTCCAACGTCTTCTACTCGCAGCCGCAGATCGACCTGGCCGCGCGCCTCACCGCGGCGGCGGGCCTGCCGCGCGCCTTCTTCTGCAACTCGGGCGGTGAGGCGAACGAGGCGCTCATCAAGCTCGCGCGCAAGGTGCAGAAGGACCGGGGCCAGCCGGGCCGCTACGAGCTCATCACCTTCGAGAACTCGTTCCACGGCCGCACGCTGGCCACCGTCACGGCCACCGGCCAGCCCAAGTACCACAAGGGCTTCGAGCCGCTGCCCGAGGGCTTCACCCACGTGCCCTACGGCGATCTCGACGCCGTGCGCCGCGCGGTGAGCGAGCGCACCGCGGCCATCCTCGTGGAGCCCATCCAGGGCGAGGGCGGCGTGCGTCAGGCGCCCCCGGGCTTCCTCAAGGCCCTGCGCGCCCTGTGCGACGAGCACGGGCTGCTCCTGCTCGTGGATGAGATCCAGACCGGCATGGGCCGCACCGGCAAGGTCTTCGCCTACCAGCACGAGGGCATCCTCCCGGACGCCATCAGCCTGGCCAAGTCGCTCGGCAACGGCATGCCCATTGGCGCCATGCTGTGCACCGAGGAGGCGGGCCAGAGCCTCACGCCGGGCACGCACGGCTCCACCTTCGGCGGCAACCTCATCGCCGCGGTGGCCGCCAACGTCGTCATCCGCAAGGTGAGCGAGCCGCAGATGCTGCGCGACGTGGCGCAGAAGGGCGAGTTCTTCCTCGGCCGCCTGCGCGAGCTGCAGGTGCGGCTGCCCACCGTCATCAAGGAGGTGCGCGGCCTGGGCCTGCTGGTGGGCGTGGAGCTCTTCCAGGACGCCGCCCCCGTCATCTCCAAGTGCCGCGACTTCGGCCTGCTGCTCAACGCCGCGGGCGAGAAGACGCTGCGCTTCGCCCCCGCCTATACGGTGTCCCACGACGACCTGGACCAGGGCGTGCGCCTGCTGGAGAAGGCCCTGCGCGCCTGA
- a CDS encoding NADP-dependent oxidoreductase, which produces MRAFFIRRYGGPAVLEEGELPAPALGPHDVRIAVHAASVNPVDWKIRDGALRVLLPYRFPLVLGNDCAGEVREVGAEVTAFKPGDAVWTRLDKDRIGAFAEEVVVPASLVAPKPSRLSFEEAASLPLVGLTAWQALVEVGQLSAGQTILVHAGAGGVGAVAVQVARHLGARVVATASAKNHAFVKQLGADEVVDYHAQRFEDVVRDADVVLDTVGADTQLRSFRCVRPGGHVISITDRPTLALARTWGVSPMLWPVFALLGARATLAARRHGAHYTYLFMHPSGEQLRTLGDLVDTGALRPHVDRVFPFAQTREAIAHAESGQARGKVVVRVRD; this is translated from the coding sequence ATGCGCGCCTTCTTCATCCGCCGGTACGGTGGCCCCGCTGTCCTCGAGGAGGGCGAGCTGCCCGCGCCCGCCCTGGGCCCTCACGACGTGCGCATCGCCGTGCACGCGGCGAGCGTCAACCCGGTGGACTGGAAGATCCGCGACGGCGCGCTGCGGGTGCTGCTGCCGTACCGGTTTCCCCTCGTGCTCGGCAACGACTGCGCGGGCGAGGTGCGGGAGGTGGGCGCCGAGGTGACGGCCTTCAAGCCGGGCGACGCGGTGTGGACGCGCCTGGACAAGGACCGCATCGGGGCCTTCGCCGAGGAGGTGGTGGTGCCCGCATCCCTGGTGGCGCCCAAGCCCTCGCGGCTGTCCTTCGAGGAGGCCGCGTCCTTGCCCCTGGTGGGCCTCACGGCGTGGCAGGCCCTGGTGGAGGTGGGACAGCTCTCCGCGGGCCAGACGATCCTGGTGCACGCGGGCGCGGGCGGCGTGGGCGCGGTGGCGGTGCAGGTGGCGCGGCACCTCGGGGCGCGGGTGGTGGCCACCGCGAGCGCGAAGAACCACGCGTTCGTGAAGCAGCTCGGCGCGGACGAGGTCGTGGACTACCACGCCCAGCGCTTCGAGGACGTGGTGCGGGACGCGGACGTGGTGCTCGACACCGTGGGCGCGGACACGCAGCTGCGCAGCTTCCGGTGCGTGCGCCCGGGCGGGCACGTCATCTCCATCACGGACCGTCCCACCCTGGCCCTGGCGCGTACCTGGGGCGTGTCTCCCATGCTCTGGCCCGTCTTCGCGCTGCTCGGCGCCCGGGCGACGCTCGCCGCCCGACGCCACGGCGCGCACTACACGTACCTCTTCATGCACCCGAGCGGCGAGCAGCTCCGGACACTCGGCGACCTGGTGGACACGGGCGCGCTGCGGCCCCACGTGGACCGCGTCTTTCCGTTCGCCCAGACGCGCGAGGCCATCGCCCATGCCGAGTCGGGCCAGGCGCGCGGCAAGGTGGTGGTCCGGGTTCGCGACTAG
- a CDS encoding DUF4097 family beta strand repeat-containing protein — translation MLTPLLLILAAAPASPFTWSGQTSVTPEVSISLVKGSVQVEGVDGNTVSVEARGADGTDLQRLIQVEQDGDEVEIEVCCGPCDASKKKSCAQATEVALVVKVPRGASLDASVVSAPLTVKGVTGKQDLTGVESSITVHGSREALEVVTVQGKVELVPEVLGKTEVTTVSGDVTLKLPRGAGAEVEYSSVGGRFEGKSVTLGSASKRYGDGKSRVEVSTVSGALDIQSEDSTK, via the coding sequence ATGCTCACCCCCCTTCTGCTGATCCTGGCCGCCGCTCCCGCTTCCCCGTTCACGTGGAGCGGACAGACGAGCGTCACGCCCGAGGTGAGCATCTCCCTGGTGAAGGGCTCGGTCCAGGTGGAGGGCGTGGACGGCAACACCGTCTCGGTGGAGGCGCGGGGCGCGGACGGCACGGACCTCCAGCGCCTCATCCAGGTCGAGCAGGACGGGGACGAGGTGGAGATCGAGGTGTGTTGTGGCCCGTGCGACGCGAGCAAGAAGAAGAGCTGCGCCCAGGCGACCGAGGTGGCGCTGGTGGTGAAGGTGCCCCGGGGCGCGTCGCTGGACGCGAGCGTGGTCTCCGCGCCGCTCACGGTGAAGGGGGTGACGGGCAAGCAGGATCTGACGGGCGTGGAGTCGTCCATCACGGTGCACGGCTCGCGCGAGGCCCTGGAGGTGGTCACGGTGCAAGGCAAGGTGGAGCTCGTACCCGAGGTGCTCGGCAAGACCGAGGTGACCACCGTGTCGGGGGACGTGACGCTCAAGCTGCCGCGCGGCGCGGGGGCCGAGGTGGAGTACTCCTCGGTCGGCGGCCGCTTCGAGGGCAAGTCGGTGACGCTCGGCTCCGCCTCGAAGCGCTATGGCGATGGCAAGAGCCGGGTCGAGGTGAGCACGGTGAGTGGCGCGCTCGACATCCAGTCCGAGGACTCAACGAAGTAG
- a CDS encoding TIGR02265 family protein: MSSEDDWEADLALRVARALPEHTTRGFFLQSYMEQLRALGDEALLGQALALCGNGPIMEFFNYPVSSQLRVLALLMPSLVARHGSASAALRVMGRQGVSRFLSSTAGSMLLKLSGQGPKRIVSHAPIGYRMSSSVGEHSLVWQGPRSGRWTMREQFLPPAFHEGLLLELMDRGGAHEPRVVSRVRGLMDFEFDLSWEDPPGE; encoded by the coding sequence ATGTCATCCGAGGACGATTGGGAGGCCGATCTCGCGTTGCGCGTGGCCCGGGCGCTGCCCGAGCACACCACCCGCGGGTTCTTCCTCCAGTCCTACATGGAGCAGTTGCGCGCGCTCGGGGATGAGGCCCTGCTGGGGCAGGCGCTCGCGCTGTGCGGCAACGGGCCCATCATGGAGTTCTTCAACTACCCGGTCAGCAGCCAGCTGCGGGTGCTGGCGCTGCTGATGCCCTCGCTCGTGGCGCGGCATGGAAGCGCGTCGGCGGCCCTGCGCGTCATGGGACGTCAGGGCGTGAGCCGGTTCCTGTCCTCGACCGCCGGCAGCATGTTGCTCAAGCTCTCGGGCCAGGGACCCAAGCGCATCGTGAGTCACGCGCCCATCGGCTACCGGATGTCGTCGAGCGTGGGCGAGCACTCCCTCGTGTGGCAGGGGCCTCGCAGCGGGCGCTGGACCATGCGCGAGCAGTTCCTGCCCCCCGCGTTCCACGAAGGCCTGCTCCTGGAACTCATGGATCGGGGCGGGGCGCATGAGCCCCGGGTGGTCTCGCGCGTCCGGGGGTTGATGGACTTCGAGTTCGACCTCTCCTGGGAAGATCCTCCGGGCGAGTGA
- a CDS encoding glycosyltransferase, translating to MRREDTRMREAPLRLVQFTKSFYFGGTEVQVVELLRGLPSSYQVQVCVLDAVGPLMEPLRQMGLEPEEFSLKGSLASPNTLAQVARMARWLKRERVELVHVHDFYATMVAVPAAKLAGAKVIVGRLDLAHWHGKARRALLRGLTLLADHVVGNAEAVKKMLIEEEGIPAGKISVIPNGLDLRRFDQRVREGLQAPLPDTQGAPVVVHVANMNHPVKRQEDLLRALARVRDAGHALHAFLVGDGPRRPELEALAGTLGIADRVHFLKHRADVPAIYAQADFGVLCSSAEGMSNAVMEGMAAGLPMVVTDVGGNPELVADGERGLVVPPLKPDTLAQAFLTLLGDRELGRRMGAEARAFVERELSLTRMVRRHDELYRRVVRGE from the coding sequence ATGCGGCGTGAGGACACGCGGATGCGGGAGGCGCCGCTGCGCCTGGTGCAGTTCACCAAGTCCTTCTACTTCGGGGGCACCGAGGTGCAGGTGGTGGAGCTCTTGCGCGGCCTGCCCTCGAGCTACCAGGTCCAGGTGTGCGTGCTGGACGCGGTGGGGCCGCTCATGGAGCCCCTGCGTCAGATGGGGCTCGAGCCCGAGGAGTTCTCCCTGAAGGGCTCGCTGGCCAGCCCCAACACGCTCGCGCAGGTGGCGCGCATGGCGCGCTGGCTCAAGCGCGAGCGGGTGGAGCTCGTCCACGTGCACGACTTCTACGCGACGATGGTGGCGGTGCCGGCGGCGAAGCTCGCCGGGGCCAAGGTCATCGTCGGGCGGTTGGACCTGGCGCACTGGCACGGCAAGGCGCGGCGCGCGCTGTTGCGCGGGCTCACCCTCCTGGCGGACCACGTGGTGGGCAACGCCGAGGCCGTGAAGAAGATGCTCATCGAGGAGGAGGGCATCCCCGCGGGGAAGATCTCCGTCATCCCCAATGGGCTGGACCTGCGGCGCTTCGACCAGCGCGTGCGCGAGGGGCTCCAGGCGCCGCTGCCGGACACCCAGGGCGCGCCCGTGGTGGTGCACGTGGCGAACATGAACCACCCGGTGAAGCGGCAGGAGGACCTGCTGCGCGCGCTGGCCCGCGTGCGGGACGCGGGCCACGCCCTGCATGCCTTCCTGGTGGGGGATGGGCCCCGGCGGCCGGAGCTGGAGGCGCTCGCGGGCACGCTGGGCATCGCGGACCGGGTGCACTTCCTCAAGCACCGGGCCGACGTGCCCGCCATCTACGCCCAGGCGGACTTCGGCGTGCTGTGCTCCAGCGCCGAGGGCATGTCCAACGCGGTGATGGAGGGCATGGCGGCGGGGCTGCCCATGGTGGTGACGGACGTGGGTGGCAACCCGGAGCTGGTGGCCGACGGCGAGCGCGGCCTGGTGGTGCCGCCGCTCAAGCCCGACACGCTGGCCCAGGCCTTCCTCACGCTGCTCGGGGACCGGGAGCTCGGCCGGCGCATGGGCGCCGAGGCGCGCGCCTTCGTGGAGCGGGAGCTGTCGCTCACGCGCATGGTGCGCCGCCACGACGAGCTGTACCGCCGCGTGGTGCGAGGCGAATGA
- a CDS encoding SDR family oxidoreductase, with product MSDTRKEAPDTAGTYFLTGFPGFIGKRLVEHILREEPRAHVYALVQPKHLKEAQKLAAKLKGTGGTLELLTGDIVDMHLGLSGEEYQRLCARVTHIYHLAAVFYLGVPKETAWRINVDGTRNVLELARDCEHLRRLNYFSTCHVSGDRLGVIAEDELDCGQAFRNVYEETKFHAEQRIQRAAASLPITIFRPCSVVGDSRTGEIDRFEGPYYLGILLVTSPLVMPMPLPGNGVAPLNVVPVDYVVKAVWTLSHDPRAVGRTFHLVDPNPMSARRVYERIAEQSNKKLPRFNLSARAADVMMRLPVLEKLARPQRAALGYVNHLAIYNCHNTLELLDGTGIRCPPLASYLDQLVAYVREQYRQRRERSSEVEDPLDLSPPPLEDDPSDAEPPRSR from the coding sequence ATGAGTGACACGCGCAAGGAAGCCCCGGACACCGCCGGCACGTATTTCCTCACCGGCTTTCCGGGCTTCATCGGCAAACGCCTGGTCGAGCACATCCTCCGCGAGGAGCCCCGGGCGCACGTCTATGCCCTGGTGCAGCCCAAGCACCTCAAGGAGGCCCAGAAGCTCGCCGCCAAGCTCAAGGGCACGGGCGGCACGCTGGAGCTGCTCACCGGCGACATCGTGGACATGCACCTGGGCCTGTCCGGCGAGGAGTACCAGCGGCTGTGCGCGCGGGTGACGCACATCTACCACCTGGCCGCGGTGTTCTACCTGGGCGTGCCCAAGGAGACGGCCTGGCGCATCAACGTGGACGGCACGCGCAACGTGCTGGAGCTGGCGCGCGACTGCGAGCACCTGCGGCGCCTCAACTACTTCTCCACCTGCCACGTGTCCGGGGATCGGCTGGGCGTCATCGCCGAGGACGAGCTGGACTGCGGCCAGGCCTTCCGCAACGTATACGAGGAGACGAAGTTCCACGCCGAGCAGCGCATCCAACGCGCCGCGGCGAGCCTGCCCATCACCATCTTCCGCCCCTGCAGCGTGGTGGGCGACTCGCGCACCGGGGAGATCGACCGGTTCGAGGGGCCCTACTACCTGGGCATCCTCCTGGTGACGAGCCCGCTCGTCATGCCCATGCCCCTGCCGGGCAACGGCGTGGCCCCGCTCAACGTGGTGCCCGTGGACTACGTGGTGAAGGCCGTGTGGACGCTGTCGCACGATCCCCGCGCCGTGGGCCGCACCTTCCACCTGGTGGACCCCAACCCCATGAGCGCCCGCCGCGTCTACGAGCGCATCGCCGAGCAGTCCAACAAGAAGCTGCCCCGCTTCAACCTCTCGGCGCGCGCCGCGGACGTGATGATGCGGCTGCCCGTGCTGGAGAAGCTCGCCCGGCCCCAGCGCGCCGCGCTCGGCTACGTCAACCACCTGGCCATCTACAACTGCCACAACACCCTGGAGCTCCTGGACGGCACCGGCATCCGCTGCCCGCCCCTGGCCTCCTACCTGGATCAGCTCGTGGCCTACGTGCGCGAGCAGTACCGCCAGCGCCGCGAGCGCTCCTCCGAGGTGGAGGATCCCCTCGACCTGAGCCCCCCGCCGCTGGAGGACGACCCCTCCGACGCCGAGCCCCCCCGGAGTCGCTGA
- a CDS encoding O-antigen ligase family protein, which translates to MELGDQAERRDVVAFYALTTFAALMYMLPQVWFPVLAPLRLALLTSGLAAGFMALRRVGRAEPMYFDGMRGGALLCFSALAMASVAWSVNPEVSRFTAIELFKLTAIYLTLINVITTPKRLAAVCGAVVLGSIVTSYGVINEHFTGTAETLVEGYRAHWVEVYADPNRSAMNLAIIVPLAVAFVARKETSWAWRIVCLVSIIMAAVAIVFTYSRGGFIGLSVAMAVWAMREQKKMRSVFLGIALALGFVIFAPKTFWERNETVTTFHQDASAMGRVYAWQVTSRISLDKPLLGVGAGSFRYAWPLYAPPEATRAYVAHNIFLDVIGELGWVGLLFFLVFAGSATGGAFAASSDPRMGWMARGLAASMTGYLICDLFSGYILSAHLYVLFGLAAAAQRIAQGAEVRVSESAREEKRQKLLAGGVWEGGNHAA; encoded by the coding sequence ATGGAGTTGGGCGATCAAGCGGAACGCCGGGACGTGGTGGCGTTCTACGCGCTGACCACCTTCGCGGCGCTGATGTACATGCTGCCCCAGGTGTGGTTCCCCGTGCTGGCGCCCCTGCGGCTGGCGCTGCTGACCTCGGGACTGGCCGCGGGGTTCATGGCGCTGCGGCGGGTGGGGCGCGCGGAACCGATGTACTTCGATGGGATGCGCGGCGGGGCGCTCCTGTGCTTCTCGGCGCTGGCGATGGCGTCGGTGGCCTGGTCGGTGAACCCCGAGGTGTCCCGCTTCACGGCCATCGAGCTGTTCAAGCTCACGGCCATCTACCTGACGCTCATCAACGTCATCACCACGCCCAAGCGGCTGGCGGCGGTGTGTGGCGCGGTGGTGCTCGGCTCCATCGTGACGTCCTATGGCGTCATCAACGAGCACTTCACGGGGACGGCGGAGACGCTCGTCGAGGGCTACCGCGCGCACTGGGTGGAGGTCTACGCGGACCCGAACCGCTCGGCCATGAACCTGGCCATCATCGTGCCGCTGGCGGTGGCGTTCGTGGCGCGCAAGGAGACGAGCTGGGCGTGGAGGATCGTCTGCCTGGTCTCCATCATCATGGCGGCGGTGGCCATCGTGTTCACCTACTCGCGCGGCGGCTTCATTGGCCTGTCGGTGGCCATGGCGGTGTGGGCCATGCGCGAGCAGAAGAAGATGCGCTCTGTTTTCCTGGGCATCGCGCTGGCGCTGGGCTTCGTCATCTTCGCGCCCAAGACGTTCTGGGAGCGCAACGAGACGGTGACGACGTTCCACCAGGACGCCTCGGCCATGGGCCGCGTCTACGCCTGGCAGGTGACGTCGCGCATCAGCCTGGACAAGCCGCTGCTCGGCGTGGGCGCGGGCTCGTTCCGCTACGCCTGGCCGCTGTACGCGCCGCCCGAGGCCACGCGGGCCTACGTGGCGCACAACATCTTCCTGGACGTCATCGGGGAGCTGGGCTGGGTGGGGCTCCTGTTCTTCCTGGTGTTCGCCGGCAGCGCCACGGGCGGGGCCTTCGCGGCCTCGAGCGACCCGCGCATGGGGTGGATGGCCCGAGGCCTGGCGGCCTCCATGACGGGCTACCTCATCTGTGACCTGTTCTCCGGCTACATCCTGTCCGCGCACCTCTACGTGCTCTTCGGCCTGGCCGCGGCGGCGCAGCGCATCGCCCAGGGGGCCGAGGTCCGGGTGAGCGAGAGCGCGCGGGAAGAGAAGCGGCAGAAGCTCTTGGCGGGTGGCGTCTGGGAGGGCGGCAACCATGCGGCGTGA